Below is a genomic region from Sulfitobacter sp. OXR-159.
CGGAATGGGTCGAGGGCCAGTGGGGCAAGGTTGAACGCGCCTGCAAGACGCTGAACAATCAATGGGCGGCGCATCTCGCTGGGCCTTTGGACATGGGGCAGATCGCGGTTGGCTGCGCCTTGGGTTATATCGATTTCCGCCATGGCGCGCGGGATTGGCGGGCCGGAAACCCCGATCTGGCAGCTTGGTTCGATGCCTTTGATTCGCGCCCCGCGATGACCCATACCGCGCCGCCGCAGTAATCGGGCCGTAATGATATTGCCACAATCGCGGTATTTTTGCCGCGTTGTGGCGCGGTTGATCCCAGATGCGCGGCTTTGACATCTGGACGGGCGCGGTCCATCCCGGTAGATAGCGGCGAGAAGTCAGGTGGCAAGGTGACGCCACCCCTATGTCTGACGGCCAGATTTGGCCAAGAATTGGAGTAAACCCGTGTCCCAAGCAGAAGAACACGCAGGCACCCGGAGGGATTTCCTGTATTACGCGACAGCCGGTACAGGTGCCGTCGCCGTTGGTGCCGCCGTCTGGCCGCTGGTCAACCAGATGAACCCCTCTGCCGACGTAAAGGCGCTGTCGTCCATTCGTGTGGATGTGTCTGGCGTTGAAGTCGGGACGCAGCTGACCGTGAAATGGCTGGGCAAGCCGGTGTTCATTCGCCGCCGCACCGAAGCCGAGATCGAAGAGGCGAAAGCCGTCGATGTATCGACGCTGCCCGATCCGATCGCGCAGAACGAGAATCTTGGTGGCGACGTGCCTGCCACGGATGAGAACCGCGCGCTGGATGAAACTGGCGAATGGCTGGTTCAGATGGGCGTTTGTACGCACCTTGGCTGTGTGCCTTTGGGTGATGCGGGTGACTTTGGCGGCTGGTTCTGCCCCTGCCACGGGTCGCACTATGATACCGCAGGCCGCATCCGTAAGGGGCCGGCCCCACGCAACTTGTCGGTGCCTGTCGCCGAATTCGTGGACGAGTCCACGATTAAACTGGGTTAAGGGAGCGGAAGAAAGATGTCTGGAATTCCTCACGACCATTACGAGCCGAATTCGAACGGCGAAAAGTGGCTGCACCGCCGCCTTCCCATCGTTGGCCTTTTGTACGACACATTGATGATCCCCACGCCCAAGAACCTGAACTGGATGTGGATCTGGGGCATCGTGCTGACTTTCTGTCTGGCACTGCAGATCATCACCGGCATCGTTCTGGTGATGCACTACACGCCGCATGTCGATCTGGCCTTCTCGTCGGTTGAGCACATCATGCGCAACGTGAACGGCGGCTATATGATCCGCTATCTGCATATGAACGGCGCGTCGCTGTTCTTTATCGCGGTCTATGCGCATATTTTCCGTGGTCTCTACTATGGCTCCTATAAAGCCCCGCGTGAGATCACATGGATCATCGGCATGTTGATCTATCTGCTGATGATGGCCACCGGCTTTATGGGCTATGTTCTGCCTTGGGGTCAGATGTCCTTCTGGGGCGCGACCGTGATTACCGGCCTCTTTGGCGCGGTGCCCTTCGTCGGTGAAACACTGCAGACATTCCTGCTGGGTGGACCTGCCGTTGATAACGCGACGCTGAACCGCTTCTTCTCGTTGCACTATCTGCTGCCCTTCGTAATTGCGGGCCTTGTGGTTCTCCACATCTGGGCCTTCCACACAACCGGCAACAACAACCCCACCGGGGTCGAAGTGCGCCGCACCTCGAAGGAAGACGCCAAGAAAGACACGCTGCCGTTCTGGCCCTACTTCGTGATCAAGGACTTGTTCGCGCTGGCCGTGATCCTGACGCTGTTCTTCGCGGTTGTTGGCTTCATGCCGAACTATCTGGGCCACCCGGACAACTACATCGAAGCCAACGCTCTGGCGACGCCTGCACACATCGTGCCGGAATGGTACTTCCTGCCCTTCTACGCGATCCTGCGGGCCTTCACCTCTGAGGTTTGGGTTGTGCAGATCGCGTCCTTCGTGACCGGTGGCATCATCGACGCCAAGTTCTTCGGCGTGCTGGCGATGTTCGGTGCGATTGCCGTGATGGCGCTGGTGCCATGGCTGGACACATCCTCTGTACGTTCGGGCCGGTATCGTCCGATGTTCAAATGGTGGTTCGCTCTGCTGGTGATCGACTTCTTCGCCCTGATGTGGCTGGGTGCGATGCCCGCAGAAGAGCCCTATGCGAGCTTCTCACTGATCGCTTCGGCCTATTGGTTCGCCTACTTCCTCGTGATCCTGCCCCTCTTGGGCGTGATCGAGAAGCCGCTGGCGCAGCCTGAAACCATCGAAGCCGACTTTGACGCGCATTACGCGCCGAAGGCAGGCGGCACCAAGACGCTTGTGAACCCGGCGGAATAAGGATCATGACCATGATGAAGACCAACCTCCTTTCTGCCGTGGTAACTCTGGGCCTTGCCCTGCCGGGGACGGCGGTGCTGGCGCAGGACACAGCGACAGAAGAAGAACTGCTAACAACTCCGGCGGAAACGCCGGAGGCCGAAGCCGAAACCGCGCCTGCTGAAGCGCCAGCGGCGGAAGAGGCACCTGCCGAAGCTGACACCACCGCAGCCGAACCCGAGGTCGACGCGGCCCCGGCAGAGGAACCCGCGGTTGAGGCAGCCCCTGCTGAGGACACCGCAACCGAAGAGGCACCTGCTGCCGAGGCTCCGGTTGAAGACGCACCAGCTGAAGAGGCGACAACCGAAGAAGCTCCGGCTGAAACGGCGCCTGCCGAGGAAGCACCAGTAGCGGAAGAGGCCCCGGCCGAAGAAACCGCCACTGAGGATGCTGCCACCGAGGAAGCGCCCGAAGAGGTTTCTGCCGAAGACGCCGAAGAAGCGCCTGCCGAGGAAGTCGGAGCCACGGACGAAGCGCAATCGACAGCCGAGGAAAACGCTGAAAACGAAGTGATCGCCGAAGACGATGTTGCCGGTCAGGCGCATAGTGATGACCCCAACGTGGGTGTCATGGAAGCGGAAGACCACGGCGAGGAAACTGCCGCTGAAGATCACGCCGGTGACGACGATCAGGGTGACGATTCCCACGCCACACCGCATATCGACAACATCGATTTCTCTTTCGATGGTCCGTTCGGCGGTTACGACGTAAACCAGCTCCAGCGCGGTCTGCAGATCTACACCGAGGTTTGCGCGGCCTGCCACGGTCTGGAGTATGTCGCGATGCGGACATTGTCGGACGAAACCGGTCCGAACATGCCCGAAGAGCAGGTGATCGAATACGCAAAAGGCTATGACGTCTATGACGCCGAGCTGGACGACACCCGCCCCGGCACCCCGGTTGACCACTTCCCCGGGTCCAACCTGCCGAACGCACCTGACCTCTCGCTGATGGCCAAGAAACGCGCCGCGTTCCACGGCCCCTACGGTTTGGGCATCAACCAGTTCCTCAAAGGGATCGGCGGGCCGGAGTATATCACCGCACTTCTGGCCGGCTACACCGGCGAAGAGAAAGAGCAAGCGGGCACGGTTCTTTATGAGAACACTGTCTTCCCGGGCGGCTGGATCGCCATGGCGCCCCCGTTGTCGGATGAGCTGGTCGAGTTCGCGGATGACCATGCCAACGACGTGCAGCACATGGCCGAAGATGTCTCTGCCTTCCTGATGTGGACCGCCGAGCCGAAGCTGGGCGCACGCAAGCAGGC
It encodes:
- a CDS encoding cytochrome c1; protein product: MMKTNLLSAVVTLGLALPGTAVLAQDTATEEELLTTPAETPEAEAETAPAEAPAAEEAPAEADTTAAEPEVDAAPAEEPAVEAAPAEDTATEEAPAAEAPVEDAPAEEATTEEAPAETAPAEEAPVAEEAPAEETATEDAATEEAPEEVSAEDAEEAPAEEVGATDEAQSTAEENAENEVIAEDDVAGQAHSDDPNVGVMEAEDHGEETAAEDHAGDDDQGDDSHATPHIDNIDFSFDGPFGGYDVNQLQRGLQIYTEVCAACHGLEYVAMRTLSDETGPNMPEEQVIEYAKGYDVYDAELDDTRPGTPVDHFPGSNLPNAPDLSLMAKKRAAFHGPYGLGINQFLKGIGGPEYITALLAGYTGEEKEQAGTVLYENTVFPGGWIAMAPPLSDELVEFADDHANDVQHMAEDVSAFLMWTAEPKLGARKQAGFAGVVLLGLLSVLLYLTNKKLWAPVKNRRKDD
- the petB gene encoding cytochrome b, encoding MSGIPHDHYEPNSNGEKWLHRRLPIVGLLYDTLMIPTPKNLNWMWIWGIVLTFCLALQIITGIVLVMHYTPHVDLAFSSVEHIMRNVNGGYMIRYLHMNGASLFFIAVYAHIFRGLYYGSYKAPREITWIIGMLIYLLMMATGFMGYVLPWGQMSFWGATVITGLFGAVPFVGETLQTFLLGGPAVDNATLNRFFSLHYLLPFVIAGLVVLHIWAFHTTGNNNPTGVEVRRTSKEDAKKDTLPFWPYFVIKDLFALAVILTLFFAVVGFMPNYLGHPDNYIEANALATPAHIVPEWYFLPFYAILRAFTSEVWVVQIASFVTGGIIDAKFFGVLAMFGAIAVMALVPWLDTSSVRSGRYRPMFKWWFALLVIDFFALMWLGAMPAEEPYASFSLIASAYWFAYFLVILPLLGVIEKPLAQPETIEADFDAHYAPKAGGTKTLVNPAE
- the petA gene encoding ubiquinol-cytochrome c reductase iron-sulfur subunit, producing MSQAEEHAGTRRDFLYYATAGTGAVAVGAAVWPLVNQMNPSADVKALSSIRVDVSGVEVGTQLTVKWLGKPVFIRRRTEAEIEEAKAVDVSTLPDPIAQNENLGGDVPATDENRALDETGEWLVQMGVCTHLGCVPLGDAGDFGGWFCPCHGSHYDTAGRIRKGPAPRNLSVPVAEFVDESTIKLG